The following are encoded in a window of Roseimaritima ulvae genomic DNA:
- a CDS encoding HEAT repeat domain-containing protein yields the protein MTSSPVDITPLFASDCDPVVAGTTMQALAVADATAQMPEWFQQLWQHAEQLGGSDPAVLGGLLRAIHTAVLRSEAPAEAVRKVNATLFHGIDAALPVGTPNRHLLMHLLAVARSGDHLYILTQMLIQSPPDGWMAVGQVLSPLLQYTDWDINDFFPDIFAALPHPSVAAPLLDVANFLARSGRVPEHPAADRLDSLLTLLDAVVAKLERFERDPSEFGDTVEAVQAVLGEAVALAVSLCDALGLIGSDRAKGKLHQALQIKHRRVQCEAAGALARLGDEQGTEHLIQLAAEPSARRRVLQYADELGLAESIDESFRTPESLAEADTAVWLCQPQNMGVPPTQVQVIDSRHMLWPSFHDPIDCFLVRFEFDMGDVQYSNVGIAGPVTHTCNADLTDLDLDDIYAIYAGWHAEHPDIFAVPTKLWNAAQKRVAAPLVTHLEREGYENIQPELLGFLLDEHAIACTAERDEKPCVVITDGLETIEQFTAGNRALGSQDIWNQYKGRKMLRTFNS from the coding sequence AGTGGTTTCAGCAACTCTGGCAGCACGCCGAGCAACTGGGCGGCAGCGATCCCGCGGTGCTGGGCGGGCTGCTGCGGGCGATCCACACCGCGGTGCTGCGGAGCGAGGCGCCGGCCGAAGCGGTTCGCAAAGTCAACGCGACGCTGTTTCACGGTATCGACGCAGCGCTCCCGGTCGGCACTCCCAATCGTCACCTGCTGATGCACTTGCTGGCCGTCGCTCGATCGGGCGACCACCTGTATATTTTGACGCAGATGTTGATCCAAAGTCCGCCCGATGGTTGGATGGCGGTCGGCCAAGTGCTCAGCCCCTTGCTGCAATACACCGACTGGGACATCAACGACTTCTTCCCGGACATCTTTGCCGCCCTGCCGCATCCCAGCGTCGCCGCCCCGCTGCTGGACGTAGCGAATTTTTTGGCGCGCAGCGGTCGCGTGCCGGAGCATCCGGCGGCCGATCGTCTCGACAGTCTGCTGACCCTGTTGGACGCGGTGGTTGCCAAACTGGAGCGGTTCGAACGCGACCCTTCGGAATTTGGCGATACCGTCGAAGCGGTACAAGCAGTGTTGGGCGAAGCGGTGGCACTGGCCGTGTCGCTGTGTGATGCCCTGGGCTTGATCGGCAGCGATCGTGCGAAAGGCAAGCTGCATCAGGCACTGCAGATCAAACACCGCCGCGTGCAATGTGAAGCCGCCGGGGCGTTGGCTCGGCTGGGCGATGAGCAGGGCACCGAACACCTGATCCAATTGGCCGCCGAACCGTCCGCTCGGCGTCGTGTGTTGCAGTACGCCGATGAACTGGGATTAGCGGAATCGATCGACGAATCGTTTCGGACTCCCGAATCGCTGGCCGAAGCCGACACGGCGGTTTGGTTGTGTCAGCCGCAAAACATGGGTGTGCCGCCCACTCAGGTGCAAGTCATCGATTCGCGTCACATGTTATGGCCCAGCTTCCACGATCCGATCGATTGTTTTTTGGTTCGCTTCGAATTCGATATGGGCGATGTACAGTACAGCAACGTGGGCATTGCCGGACCGGTCACCCACACCTGCAACGCCGACCTTACCGACCTGGACCTCGACGATATCTACGCCATCTACGCGGGCTGGCACGCCGAACACCCGGACATTTTTGCGGTCCCCACCAAACTCTGGAATGCCGCCCAAAAACGCGTCGCCGCACCCTTGGTGACTCACCTGGAACGCGAAGGATACGAAAACATCCAACCGGAACTGCTGGGCTTCCTGCTGGACGAACACGCCATCGCTTGCACGGCCGAACGCGACGAGAAGCCCTGCGTGGTGATCACCGACGGTTTGGAAACCATCGAGCAGTTTACCGCTGGCAACCGAGCGCTGGGCAGTCAAGACATCTGGAACCAATACAAGGGCCGCAAGATGCTGCGCACCTTCAATTCCTAG
- a CDS encoding ABC transporter ATP-binding protein, translating to MIAKQWSGPAIELQNLCRTFGSTHAVNNVSFVVPAGSVFGYIGPNGAGKTTSMRILATLELPTSGDAFIEGLSSINDPDRVRGRLGFMPDGFGTYGDTNCAEYLDFFARSYGVIGRQRTRRLRWVMDFTGLDKLAYKPIRGLSKGMKQRLCLGRALIHDPSVLILDEPAAGLDPRARIELRQMIRTLAAEGKTILISSHILTELAEMCDRVGIIEQGCLLATGTVEEIRSRLRKTRNILVRTVGGVEQALELLRPHPAVDQLEGERDLIRFHIHGGDAEQVEILRILTDARIDVLDYATVDESLEDVFLQITQGNVQ from the coding sequence ATGATCGCGAAGCAATGGAGCGGTCCGGCCATCGAACTGCAGAACCTGTGTCGCACGTTCGGCAGCACGCACGCCGTAAACAACGTTTCGTTTGTGGTGCCGGCCGGCAGCGTATTTGGTTACATCGGTCCTAACGGCGCCGGCAAAACGACCAGTATGCGGATTTTGGCCACGCTGGAATTGCCCACTTCCGGCGATGCCTTTATCGAAGGCCTGTCGTCGATCAACGATCCGGATCGAGTCCGTGGGCGGTTGGGGTTCATGCCCGATGGGTTCGGAACTTACGGCGATACAAACTGCGCCGAATACCTGGACTTTTTCGCCCGCTCCTACGGCGTGATCGGTCGCCAACGGACGCGACGGCTACGTTGGGTGATGGACTTTACCGGCCTGGATAAGCTGGCCTACAAACCGATCCGTGGGCTCAGCAAAGGCATGAAGCAACGGCTGTGCCTGGGGCGAGCCCTGATCCATGATCCTTCGGTGTTGATCCTCGATGAGCCGGCCGCCGGACTGGACCCCCGCGCCCGGATCGAGCTGCGACAGATGATTCGCACCCTGGCCGCCGAAGGCAAAACGATCTTGATCAGTAGCCACATCCTGACGGAACTGGCCGAAATGTGTGATCGGGTGGGAATCATCGAACAGGGCTGTTTGCTGGCCACCGGCACGGTTGAAGAAATTCGCAGCCGCTTGCGGAAAACCCGGAACATTTTGGTGCGAACAGTCGGCGGGGTGGAGCAAGCCTTGGAACTGCTACGTCCCCATCCGGCGGTCGATCAATTGGAAGGAGAGCGTGACTTGATTCGGTTTCACATTCACGGCGGCGATGCCGAACAAGTGGAAATCCTGCGGATCCTCACCGACGCTCGTATTGACGTGCTGGACTACGCCACTGTCGATGAATCGTTGGAAGACGTATTCCTGCAGATCACGCAAGGAAATGTGCAATGA
- a CDS encoding acyl-CoA thioesterase, with translation MIREHTIELRVRYDETDPMGLVHHSNYLRYFEIGRTELLRAAGGNYRDMEAAGQLVVVVRVDCRYKSPARYDDLISITTQIAKVSSAKIMHHYIIRRGDQVLVEADVTLAVIDREGRVQRVPEELIEAYNS, from the coding sequence ATGATACGCGAACACACGATTGAATTGCGGGTACGCTACGACGAAACCGATCCGATGGGCTTGGTACATCACTCGAATTACCTGCGATATTTTGAGATCGGTCGCACCGAATTGCTCCGTGCCGCCGGCGGGAATTATCGAGATATGGAAGCCGCCGGCCAGTTGGTGGTGGTCGTGCGGGTGGACTGTCGCTACAAATCGCCGGCCCGCTATGACGATCTGATCTCGATCACGACCCAGATCGCCAAAGTCAGCAGCGCCAAGATCATGCACCACTACATCATTCGGCGTGGTGATCAGGTACTGGTCGAAGCCGACGTAACGTTGGCGGTGATCGACCGTGAGGGCCGTGTGCAACGCGTGCCCGAGGAACTCATCGAAGCCTACAACTCGTGA
- a CDS encoding NHL repeat-containing protein: MQNGSLWLAAAGLAGSSGCISAVAQGAEPDLVWGRRGISDGRFLKPRAMAIDRHDRLFIVDTTGRIQVFDADGTFLYKWSMPETEFGRPTGLAVDHWQAASDDDGDSRLLVADTHYHRMTVFDLTGQILLEKRIGGSAGFAPGEFAFVTDAIRDSQGNYYVGEYGDSDRIQKFDPQGQFMTQWGGTGETPGLFVRPQSLVMDDDDVLWIADACNHRIQAFDCTLEQPQLVALWGERGHSLGELYFPYDLAVGGDGAILVCEYGNQRLQRFDREGRFLGAWGSPGHDPGRLYQPWGVVIDSQDRVHVLDSNNHRVQRLSMSGW; encoded by the coding sequence CTGCAAAATGGCTCGCTGTGGCTGGCCGCCGCTGGCTTGGCCGGTTCAAGTGGTTGCATCAGCGCGGTCGCTCAGGGAGCCGAACCGGATCTGGTCTGGGGCCGACGCGGAATTTCCGATGGACGGTTCTTAAAACCCCGCGCCATGGCGATCGACCGCCATGATCGCTTGTTTATTGTCGACACCACCGGCCGGATCCAGGTTTTTGATGCCGACGGCACGTTCCTGTACAAATGGAGCATGCCGGAAACCGAATTCGGACGCCCCACCGGACTGGCCGTGGACCACTGGCAGGCGGCCTCGGATGACGATGGCGATAGCCGGCTGCTGGTCGCCGATACACACTACCACCGCATGACGGTGTTTGATTTGACCGGCCAGATCCTGCTGGAAAAACGCATCGGCGGCAGCGCCGGATTTGCGCCCGGTGAATTTGCCTTTGTCACCGACGCGATCCGCGATTCGCAAGGCAACTACTATGTCGGCGAATACGGCGATTCCGACCGCATCCAAAAATTTGATCCCCAGGGCCAATTTATGACCCAGTGGGGCGGCACCGGTGAGACGCCCGGATTGTTCGTGCGGCCGCAAAGTCTGGTCATGGACGACGACGACGTATTGTGGATCGCCGACGCCTGCAACCACCGCATTCAAGCCTTCGACTGCACCCTGGAACAACCCCAATTGGTGGCCTTGTGGGGCGAGCGTGGGCATAGCCTGGGCGAGTTGTATTTTCCCTACGACCTGGCGGTGGGTGGTGACGGAGCGATCCTGGTTTGCGAATACGGCAATCAGCGGTTGCAACGTTTTGATCGCGAAGGCCGCTTCTTGGGCGCTTGGGGCAGTCCCGGCCATGATCCCGGGCGACTGTATCAGCCCTGGGGCGTGGTGATCGATTCGCAAGACCGCGTGCACGTGCTGGACAGCAACAACCACCGCGTGCAACGACTGTCCATGTCAGGCTGGTAG
- a CDS encoding L-threonylcarbamoyladenylate synthase, with amino-acid sequence MATLVDLQKAEEPRDMVHRAVQALAEGHVIAVPTETVYGLAASGLDADAVARMIALKGRSPDAPLAVALRSSDAVWDFACQLSPLAQRLARRCWPGPLTLVMPCDSPDSAITQLPEGVRKYVLAPDGCVGFRVVAHRVFETLHQFVAAPIVLTSANLSGQPPATTGDAVLAQFADEKYAEDLPLILSDGPSRYAGASTVVRVKGNTYEILREGAIERAAMRQFVKPIIAVVCTGNTCRSPMAEVLLRERFRQKTGREDTVLVVSAGVSAMPGGGAAQQAVEAMSERGLDLTGHSSRPLDERLVELADLILTMTNQHREAIITRWPAAEPRVRTLLRDGGDVSDPIGAPPEVYTACADQIDQELADWVEELGDDWLTTEIQPQDQQQPHGDDQEGK; translated from the coding sequence ATGGCAACCCTCGTTGATTTGCAGAAGGCCGAAGAGCCCCGGGACATGGTTCACCGCGCGGTTCAGGCATTGGCGGAAGGGCACGTGATCGCCGTTCCCACTGAAACCGTGTATGGCTTGGCGGCCAGCGGTCTGGATGCCGATGCCGTGGCCCGGATGATCGCCCTCAAGGGACGCAGCCCCGACGCTCCGCTGGCCGTGGCTTTGCGGAGCAGTGATGCGGTCTGGGATTTTGCCTGCCAATTGTCCCCGCTGGCTCAGCGACTGGCACGTCGCTGTTGGCCGGGTCCGTTGACGTTGGTGATGCCCTGCGATTCGCCCGACTCGGCGATCACCCAGCTGCCCGAAGGCGTCCGCAAGTACGTGCTGGCCCCCGATGGCTGTGTCGGCTTTCGCGTGGTCGCTCACCGCGTATTCGAAACCCTGCATCAATTCGTGGCGGCCCCGATTGTGTTGACCAGTGCCAATTTGTCCGGCCAACCGCCAGCCACCACCGGCGACGCCGTATTGGCGCAATTTGCCGACGAAAAGTACGCCGAAGACCTGCCGCTGATCCTCAGCGATGGGCCCAGCCGCTACGCCGGGGCATCGACGGTGGTCCGGGTGAAGGGCAACACGTACGAAATCCTCCGAGAAGGTGCCATCGAAAGGGCCGCAATGCGACAATTTGTCAAACCGATCATCGCCGTCGTCTGCACGGGCAACACCTGCCGCAGCCCTATGGCGGAAGTTCTGCTTCGAGAACGCTTTCGGCAAAAAACCGGCCGCGAAGACACCGTCTTGGTGGTCTCCGCGGGCGTCTCGGCGATGCCCGGTGGCGGGGCCGCGCAACAAGCCGTCGAAGCGATGAGCGAACGCGGCTTGGATCTGACCGGCCACAGCAGCCGACCACTGGACGAACGTCTGGTCGAACTGGCCGATTTAATTTTGACGATGACCAATCAACATCGTGAAGCTATCATCACCCGCTGGCCGGCTGCGGAGCCCCGCGTGCGTACGCTGCTCCGCGACGGCGGGGATGTTAGTGACCCCATCGGCGCACCGCCCGAAGTTTACACCGCCTGCGCCGACCAAATCGATCAGGAACTTGCCGACTGGGTTGAGGAATTAGGCGACGATTGGCTGACCACCGAAATTCAACCGCAAGACCAACAGCAACCCCATGGCGATGACCAGGAGGGCAAATAA
- the mscL gene encoding large conductance mechanosensitive channel protein MscL produces MGLLQEFKKFALKGNMIDMAVGIVIGGAFSSVISSLVKDVITPPLGLLTEQVDFESWTITLRQEVEANGDTEAVAPVTLDIGSFVNALISFLIVAMAIFIVIKIMNRVREQFEADETTPTPTTKKCDYCKLEIPLAATRCGHCTSELTA; encoded by the coding sequence ATGGGACTGTTGCAAGAATTTAAGAAATTTGCTTTGAAGGGCAACATGATCGATATGGCGGTGGGTATCGTGATCGGCGGCGCGTTCAGCTCGGTGATCTCGTCGCTGGTCAAGGATGTGATCACTCCGCCGCTGGGTCTGCTGACCGAACAGGTCGACTTCGAATCCTGGACGATCACGCTGCGTCAGGAGGTCGAAGCCAACGGCGATACCGAAGCGGTTGCGCCCGTGACGCTCGATATCGGTAGCTTTGTGAACGCTTTGATCAGTTTCCTGATCGTGGCCATGGCGATCTTCATCGTGATCAAAATCATGAACCGGGTGCGCGAACAATTCGAAGCCGACGAAACCACTCCCACGCCAACGACCAAGAAGTGCGATTACTGTAAGCTGGAAATACCGCTCGCCGCCACACGCTGCGGCCACTGCACCAGCGAACTAACCGCCTAA
- a CDS encoding DUF1294 domain-containing protein, producing MTLSNLLIVIVAWTLVASLLTAGLYAWDKRAARRETPRVPERTLLLWSLAGGWPGGWLAGRRLRHKTYKRSYRIRFALSVLGNLAGYAGLGWLQHLVSGL from the coding sequence ATGACCCTTTCCAACTTGCTAATCGTGATCGTTGCATGGACGCTGGTCGCCAGCCTGCTGACGGCCGGCTTGTACGCCTGGGATAAACGCGCCGCCCGCCGCGAGACGCCCCGAGTGCCTGAACGCACGTTGCTGTTATGGTCGCTGGCAGGTGGTTGGCCCGGCGGCTGGCTGGCAGGGCGGCGACTGCGGCATAAGACGTACAAGCGATCCTACCGCATCCGCTTTGCCTTGTCGGTGCTGGGCAACCTGGCTGGGTATGCGGGTTTAGGATGGTTGCAGCACCTCGTCAGCGGGCTCTGA
- the rpiB gene encoding ribose 5-phosphate isomerase B yields MRVSIASDHRGVRIKAKLVQCLTHEGFEVSDEGTDDESCSVDYPDFATAVASKVSRGDADRGILICGTGIGMAIVANKFPHVRAAACYDEVMVEMSRRHNDLNVLCLPGDMIGDRSVDDLVLLWLRTEFEAGRHSRRVKKINRLDQS; encoded by the coding sequence ATGCGTGTCAGTATTGCCAGCGACCACCGGGGCGTGCGCATCAAAGCCAAACTTGTGCAGTGCTTGACCCACGAAGGCTTTGAGGTTTCCGACGAAGGCACCGACGACGAGTCCTGCTCAGTCGACTACCCCGACTTTGCGACCGCCGTGGCATCGAAGGTCAGCCGCGGAGACGCCGATCGCGGGATTTTGATCTGCGGTACCGGTATCGGTATGGCCATCGTGGCCAATAAATTTCCTCACGTCCGCGCAGCTGCTTGCTACGACGAAGTGATGGTGGAAATGAGCCGCCGCCATAACGACCTGAACGTGCTCTGCCTGCCCGGCGATATGATCGGCGATCGCTCGGTCGACGACCTCGTCCTATTGTGGTTGCGAACCGAGTTCGAAGCCGGTCGGCACAGCCGCCGCGTGAAAAAGATCAATCGCCTCGACCAAAGCTAA
- a CDS encoding ABC transporter permease, with the protein MSGMQPHPLTLDPEGQGIWGWVDRASEKASGWLNPILIKEARQALKSKQFVITFFSLLACSWIWTVMGIVANSPDVYYVSSGQDMLYGYYFVLAIPMLGMVPLVAHRSLAAEIDDGTFEMLAITKLSSMRIVLGKLNSAMLQMLIYFAAVVPGLAFSYLLRGVNMPTLLMMVLVIFFAAMLVTTFGLLIATLASHRAWQVVALLGVLAVVVGAQFLCGAFCLEAILEEDAGSIPEAWLFTGVFGLVGAGCMVLFVKAAAARIAPVTENRSTGLRWSMFALQLLWVFAIVFIPLYYASTEYSYIDAEPINFGMMVVCGYWLLMGSLMLAESPELSPRVQRTLPSTFFGRMFLLWFNPGPGTGYMFAICSGTAAMFTMALFASSSQFLTVNNSTQTFPTSMALLMSGYLMGYLSLVRLIVMPISWRLGRSFVLPVVVLVAVLFLGVATPSIIMVSITGELSRRHSVMELPNWGWTLDEAFSGGIDWPLAVLAFGVGGVLFAVNLLLFFREFTYRRIAEPQRLQAEQQEESEPADEVLQPS; encoded by the coding sequence ATGAGTGGCATGCAACCGCATCCCTTGACGTTGGATCCCGAAGGCCAAGGCATTTGGGGCTGGGTGGATCGTGCCAGCGAAAAAGCCAGCGGCTGGTTGAATCCGATCCTCATCAAAGAGGCTCGCCAGGCGCTGAAGAGCAAACAGTTTGTCATCACCTTTTTTTCGCTGTTGGCCTGTTCGTGGATCTGGACGGTGATGGGCATCGTGGCCAATTCACCCGACGTGTACTACGTCTCCAGCGGCCAAGATATGTTGTACGGATACTACTTTGTGCTGGCGATTCCGATGCTGGGAATGGTGCCCCTGGTGGCGCATCGTTCGCTGGCCGCGGAAATCGACGACGGCACGTTTGAGATGCTGGCGATCACCAAGTTATCGTCGATGCGAATTGTGCTGGGCAAATTAAACAGCGCGATGCTACAGATGCTGATCTATTTTGCCGCCGTGGTACCCGGGCTGGCGTTTTCGTACCTGCTGCGTGGCGTCAATATGCCGACGCTGCTGATGATGGTGCTGGTGATCTTTTTTGCCGCCATGTTGGTGACCACGTTTGGGTTATTGATCGCCACATTGGCATCGCACCGCGCCTGGCAGGTAGTGGCGCTGTTGGGGGTGCTGGCGGTGGTGGTGGGAGCCCAATTCTTGTGTGGGGCGTTCTGCTTGGAAGCCATCTTGGAGGAAGACGCCGGTTCGATCCCCGAGGCCTGGTTGTTCACCGGCGTGTTCGGACTGGTGGGAGCCGGATGCATGGTGCTGTTTGTCAAAGCGGCCGCGGCCCGGATCGCTCCGGTTACCGAAAACCGCTCCACCGGATTGCGCTGGAGTATGTTCGCCCTGCAGTTGTTGTGGGTGTTCGCGATCGTGTTTATTCCGCTGTATTACGCCTCCACCGAATACAGCTATATCGATGCCGAACCGATCAATTTTGGGATGATGGTGGTGTGTGGGTATTGGCTGTTGATGGGCAGTTTGATGTTGGCGGAATCACCGGAGCTGAGCCCGCGGGTGCAGCGGACGTTGCCCAGTACATTCTTCGGCCGCATGTTCCTGTTGTGGTTTAATCCGGGGCCCGGAACCGGATACATGTTTGCCATCTGCAGCGGCACGGCGGCAATGTTCACGATGGCGTTGTTCGCCAGCAGTTCGCAGTTTCTAACCGTCAACAACTCCACACAAACCTTTCCGACGTCGATGGCTCTGCTAATGTCGGGCTATCTGATGGGGTATCTAAGCTTGGTGCGGTTGATCGTGATGCCCATCAGTTGGCGGTTGGGACGGTCCTTTGTGTTGCCGGTGGTGGTACTGGTGGCCGTGCTGTTTCTGGGCGTCGCCACGCCTTCAATCATCATGGTGTCGATTACCGGTGAGCTGTCACGACGGCACTCCGTGATGGAATTGCCCAACTGGGGGTGGACCCTAGACGAAGCCTTTTCGGGAGGCATCGATTGGCCACTGGCAGTGTTGGCGTTTGGGGTCGGAGGTGTCTTGTTTGCGGTGAACCTGTTGTTGTTCTTCCGCGAGTTCACGTATCGCCGGATCGCCGAACCGCAGCGTTTGCAAGCGGAGCAGCAGGAAGAGTCAGAGCCCGCTGACGAGGTGCTGCAACCATCCTAA